Sequence from the bacterium genome:
GCGGACGAAGTGCCGGCCCGTATCCGCGCCGCGGGACCCCCGCGCGGTGCGGCCCCCGGCGGGGCGGCGGAGGTGGCGCGATGATCGACGAGCGCGACCGCCCGCCGTCGACCGGCAGCGAGCTCGGCGATTGGCGCCGGACGCACACCAACGGCGCCCTCCGGGCCGGCGACATCGGCCAAACCGTCACGCTCATGGGCTGGGTGCAGAGCCGGCGGGACCTCGGCGGCCTCATCTTCATCGACCTGCGGGACCGCACCGGCGTGACGCAGGTCGTCTTTAACCCGCAGGAAGGGGCGGAGGCCGCGCCCGTCGTCGCGGCCGTGCGAAACGAGTACGTGCTGGCGGTGCGCGGCGTCGTCGCGGCGAGGCCGGCCGGAACCGAAAACCGGCGCATCGCGACGGGCGCCGTCGAGGTGCGCGCCCGCGAAGTGCGGGTGCTGAACCCGTCCGAGACACCGCCGTTTCCGATTGATGCCGACGTCGATGTCGACGAGGCGGTCCGGCTCAAGTACCGTTACCTCGACCTCCGGCGTTCGAGGATGCAGGCGAACCTCGCGCTGCGCCACCGGCTGGCGAAGGCCGTGCGCGACCATCTCAACGGGCAGGGGTTCCTCGAGATCGAGACGCCGATGCTGATCAAGAGCACTCCCGAGGGCGCCCGCGATTTCCTCGTGCCCAGCCGCGTGCACCCCGGCAAGTTCTACGTCCTGCCGCAGTCGCCGCAGCTGTTCAAGCAACTGCTGATGGTCGCCGGCGCGGAGCGGTACTTCCAGATCGTGCGTTGCTTCCGCGACGAGGATCTGCGTGCCGACCGCGCCCCGGAGTTTACGCAGATCGACATCGAGATGTCGTTCGTCGGCCCCGACGACGTTCAGGCGATGGCGGAGGAGATGGTGGTCTACGCCGTGCGCGAGGCGCTCGGCGTCGACGTGCGGCGGCCGTTTCCGCACATCACCTACGCGGACGCGATGCGGCGGTACGGCAGCGACAAGCCCGACCTGCGCTTCGGCCTCGAGATCACGGACTGCGGGGACCTCTTCGCCGCAAGCGGTTTCCGCGTCTTCAGTCAATCCGTCGCCTCCGGCGGCGTCGTCCGCGCGCTCTGCGCGCCCGGCGCCGGCGGATACAGCCGTCGCGAGACCGTCGAACTCGAGGACCTCGCGAAAGCGGCCGGCGCCGGAGGGCTCGTGCCGATACACCTCGACCCCGCGGGTCCGCGCGGGCCGTTGGCCAAGCACCTTCCGGCGGACACGCTGGCCGCGCTGCGCGGGCGCTGCGGCGCGGCGGACGGGGACCTGCTGCTGCTGGCCGCGGGGCCCGCCGAGACCGTCGCCCTAGCCATGGGACGCGTGCGCCTCGAGCTCGGCCGCCGCCTCAACCTGATCCGTGACGGCTTTGTGTTCGAATGGGTCGTCGACTTTCCGCTGCTTGAACGGTCCGCGGAGGGGGGACTCGCCGCCGTGCATCATCCGTTCACGGCGCCGCTGGACGAAGACCTGCCGTTGCTGGGAAGCGAGCCGCTGAGGGCGCGCGCGAAGGCCTACGATCTCGTGCTCAACGGCGTGGAGCTCGGGGGCGGCAGCATTCGGATCCACCGGCAAGACCTGCAGCAGCGCGTGTTTGCGCTTCTCGGGATTTCGCCGGAAGCCGCGCGCGAGCGGTTCGGGTTCCTGCTGGACGCGTTCCGGTACGGAGCTCCGCCGCACGGTGGCATCGCCTTCGGCTTCGACCGCTTCGTCATGGTGCTGGCCGGCGAAGACTCGATCCGCGAAGTGATCGCGTTCCCGAAAACGCAGAGCGCGACCGATCTCATGACCGGCGCGCCGTCGGAGGTCGACCCTCAGGCCCTCACCGAGGCGCACATCGAAGTCCGCCGCTAAAGCGGCTCTTGTTGAGGCCGGCCGAGGAGGGTGGTATCATCCGTAGTGGCTCCTGTGTTACACGCTAGGTATACGTGGTCCCGACCAACAGAAAGACATCGGGAGCCTGGCTCCGGACGGTGACGGCAGGGCTCCGCAGGGCCGGCTCGGGGGGCTAGTCGGATCCGCTCGGGAGGGCACCCACCTGTGTGCCACAGGTTCGGGGACCGCGGCCGGCGGTACCGCAGGAGCCGCTTCTCGTCCCGTCACACTCTCGTCCATTGATGGATACTCACGCTCCCCATCCGCAGAGCGGCGCCGGAACCGCCGCGCCTCCCCAGGGCCACGACGATCCCTGGGAGATGGCGCTGGAGCAGTTCAACGGCGCGGCCGACCGGCTCAACCTCTCGCCCGCGGTCCGGGGCGTGCTCGAGCGGCCGGAACGGGAGTTCACCGTGCGCTTCCCCGTCGCGATGGACGACGGGAGCACGCGCGTCTTCACCGGACACAGAGTGCTGCACAACACCGCGCTCGGCCCGACGAAGGGCGGCCTGCGCTACAGCCCCGAGGTCTGGATCAACGAGGTGCGGGCCCTCGGCATGTGGATGACCTGGAAGTGCGCCCTCGCGCATCTACCATACGGCGGCGCGAAGGGCGGCGTGGCGTGCGATCCGTCCGCGCTGTCCGCGCGCGAACTCGAACGGCTGACGCGCCGGTTCGCGACGGAGCTGCGGCCGATGATCGGCGAGCGCATCGACATCCCGGCGCCCGACGTCGGCACGAACGCCCAGGTGATGGCCTGGTTCATGGATACCTACAGCATGCACGCGGGGTATTCCGTGCCTGGCGTCGTCACCGGCAAGCCGCTCGCGATCGGCGGCTCGGCGGGCCGGCAGGACGCAACCGGGCGCGGGGTGATGATCGCGGCGCGCGAGGCGGCCCGCACGCGCGGTTTCCCCTTCGCCGGCGCGCGCGTCGTCGTGCAGGGCTTCGGCAACGTCGGCGGCACGGCCGCAACCCTGATGGCCGCGGAAGGCTGCCGGATCGTCGGGATCAGCGACGCGTTCGGCGGCGTCTACAACACGGCCGGCCTCGATCTCGGGGCGCTGCGGCGGCACGTCGCGGCTACGAAGCGCGTCGAAGGCTTCTCCGGCGGCGAGGCGGTCACGAACGCCGCGCTGCTCGAGCTGCCGTGCGACTTCCTGGTCCCGGCGGCGATCGAAGGGCAGATCACCGGCCGCAACGCGGCGCGGATTCAGGC
This genomic interval carries:
- the aspS gene encoding aspartate--tRNA ligase yields the protein MIDERDRPPSTGSELGDWRRTHTNGALRAGDIGQTVTLMGWVQSRRDLGGLIFIDLRDRTGVTQVVFNPQEGAEAAPVVAAVRNEYVLAVRGVVAARPAGTENRRIATGAVEVRAREVRVLNPSETPPFPIDADVDVDEAVRLKYRYLDLRRSRMQANLALRHRLAKAVRDHLNGQGFLEIETPMLIKSTPEGARDFLVPSRVHPGKFYVLPQSPQLFKQLLMVAGAERYFQIVRCFRDEDLRADRAPEFTQIDIEMSFVGPDDVQAMAEEMVVYAVREALGVDVRRPFPHITYADAMRRYGSDKPDLRFGLEITDCGDLFAASGFRVFSQSVASGGVVRALCAPGAGGYSRRETVELEDLAKAAGAGGLVPIHLDPAGPRGPLAKHLPADTLAALRGRCGAADGDLLLLAAGPAETVALAMGRVRLELGRRLNLIRDGFVFEWVVDFPLLERSAEGGLAAVHHPFTAPLDEDLPLLGSEPLRARAKAYDLVLNGVELGGGSIRIHRQDLQQRVFALLGISPEAARERFGFLLDAFRYGAPPHGGIAFGFDRFVMVLAGEDSIREVIAFPKTQSATDLMTGAPSEVDPQALTEAHIEVRR
- a CDS encoding Glu/Leu/Phe/Val dehydrogenase, with the protein product MALEQFNGAADRLNLSPAVRGVLERPEREFTVRFPVAMDDGSTRVFTGHRVLHNTALGPTKGGLRYSPEVWINEVRALGMWMTWKCALAHLPYGGAKGGVACDPSALSARELERLTRRFATELRPMIGERIDIPAPDVGTNAQVMAWFMDTYSMHAGYSVPGVVTGKPLAIGGSAGRQDATGRGVMIAAREAARTRGFPFAGARVVVQGFGNVGGTAATLMAAEGCRIVGISDAFGGVYNTAGLDLGALRRHVAATKRVEGFSGGEAVTNAALLELPCDFLVPAAIEGQITGRNAARIQARIVVEGANGPTTPEADAILEDRGILVVPDILANAGGVVVSYFEWVQDLQAYFWSEAEINAHLTRIMVDGVARVSAVAAAERVSLRTAALLVAVRRVGAALDERGVYP